Proteins encoded within one genomic window of Drosophila suzukii unplaced genomic scaffold, CBGP_Dsuzu_IsoJpt1.0 scf_20, whole genome shotgun sequence:
- the LOC108006066 gene encoding uncharacterized protein isoform X2, with the protein MELVGENLWLIKDDSLFLAWGLIVSAAHAGKSVFITWNKYFLLNLHFKKSKGNSRTKMAAVQVPLPMLGEHYIRSVHTLKYNTILLMSDGDVYCFGSIKGLNLIKCLSGVRCLAVLNDGFSVIKVEDQRLLLQMYLDLPSFENVKSTLQYTFDITFEDKNIFQCEWQHDEYTLTALRVTEEEKQFVQNLFGLKEEQPLYVHIFSIAGHVFVLTFNITGLSESSYPGYHIELLCVYASHVRYIRLLPIENLCLVVLSSGSVDVWYVSSLLAIKQSQTYHTGSEWMDYDATSDNGDIYYTDGDQLVRLRFMYNIQLDECFVHTLIKPVVGIQACTWVDHRKELACLSDNNIFYCIGFNLPIQKSSGRTLNMLASDLNRPMGLRQNAIVSRFEKRHQNLFQRELQREYEMQKLISVSKDINIFSAALKMSVEFHRHVPSCHNVAVHIQLAQDQGLRAGCIYALFNLIPIESQLLLHSTHCKFVISHDNQVHAFLLPTDILVKKKFRMVVALKKVKNEHLPYFKIQLVGLINDPTKMCAILVPLSIEKSENTYCALLSESSTAGNFSQDNQMQLYKELCGPLVTQAIRKVDHFTFSRIASLFYASSYVNENTLELSFLDEKLHYNATKNIVKGTLESNDASAIYYFKKHIISSTEVLDIGDSQNCNDITFGIIMTESELLYGLKSNDVLDCVTKIAISPKYSAIRNTIF; encoded by the exons ATGGAACTGGTAGGTGAAAACCTATGGTTGATTAAGGATGACTCCCTCTTTTTGGCATGGGGACTCATTGTGTCTGCAGCGCATGCCGGCAAGTCTGTGTTTATCACATGGAACAAGTACTTTTTGCTAAACTTGCACTTCAAGAAGTCTAAAGGTAACTCCAGGACCAAAATGGCTGCGGTGCAAGTTCCACTGCCCATGTTGGGAGAACACTATATCAGGAGCGTGCACACTTTAAAGTACAACACGATCCTGCTTATGTCGGATGGAGATGTCTACTGCTTCGGCTCAATCAAGGgcttaaatttaataaaatgtctCAGTGGAGTCCGCTGTTTAGCTGTTCTAAATGATGGATTTAGCGTGATAAAAGTGGAGGATCAACGCTTGCTGTTACAGATGTATCTTGATCTTCCTAGCTTCGAAAACGTCAAGTCCACACTTCAATATACATTCGATATTACTTTTGaagataaaaacatatttcaGTGCGAGTGGCAGCATGACGAGTACACTCTTACCGCTTTAAGGGTCACTGAAGAGGAAAAACAGTTTGTGCAGAACCTGTTTGGGTTAAAAGAGGAACAACCGCTTTACGTTCACATCTTCAGCATAGCTGGAcatgtttttgttttgacttTTAATATTACTGGTTTATCAGAGAGTTCATATCCAGGCTACCACATTGAGCTACTCTGCGTGTACGCGTCTCATGTAAGATATATTCGCCTCTTGCCAATTGAGAACCTTTGTTTGGTTGTCCTCAGCAGTGGTAGTGTTGACGTGTGGTACGTATCTAGTCTTCTTGCAATAAAACAAAGTCAGACTTATCACACTGGTTCTGAATGGATGGATTACGATGCGACAAGTGACAATGGTGACATATACTACACGGACGGAGACCAGCTGGTGCGACTGAGATTTATGTACAACATCCAGCTTGACGAGTGCTTTGTCCACACCTTGATTAAGCCAGTGGTCGGCATTCAGGCCTGCACTTGGGTAGACCATAGAAAAGAATTGGCCTGCCTGAGCGACAATAACATATTTTACTGCATTGGCTTTAACTTACCTATACAGAAATCATCTGGTCGGACTCTAAACATGTTGGCATCAGACCTAAATCGCCCAATGGGATTGAGACAAAATGCCATAGTCTCGCGGTTTGAAAAAAGGCACCAAAATTTGTTTCAGCGAGAGCTACAGAGGGAGTATGAAATGCAAAAACTAATTTCTGTAAGTAAAGACATCAACATATTTAGTGCGGCACTTAAAATGTCCGTTGAATTCCATCGCCACGTACCTAGCTGTCACAACGTCGCTGTGCATATACAGCTGGCGCAGGATCAAGGTCTTCGCGCAGGTTGCATTTATGCATTGTTTAACCTTATACCTATTGAGAGCCAGCTCCTGTTGCACAGTACTCATTGCAAATTTGTAATATCCCACGACAACCAAGTCCACGCCTTCCTGTTGCCCACAGATATACTCGTAAAGAAAAAGTTTCGCATGGTGGTGGCTTTAAAAAAGGTGAAAAACGAACATCTGccttattttaaaatacagcTGGTGGGTTTAATTaatgatcctacaaaaatGTGTGCTATACTAGTACCATTATCAATagaaaaaagtgaaaatacTTATTGTGCTCTATTAAGTGAAAGTTCAACGGCTGGAAACTTTTCTCAAGATAATCAAATGCAGCTATATAAAGAACTATGTGGTCCATTAGTAACACAGGCTATTAGGAAAGTGGATCATTTCACATTTTCACGAATAGCGTCTTTATTTTACGCTTCTAGTTACGTTAACGAGAACACTCTAGAATTGTCCTTTTTAGACGAAAAGCTACATTACAATGCAACGAAAAATATTGTCAAAGGTACATTGGAAAGTAATGATGCTTCAGCGATCTACTATTTCAAGAAACATATTATTTCGAGCACGGAAGTACTGGATATAGGAGATTCACAAAATTGTAATGATATTACTTTTGGTATCATAATG ACTGAATCTGAGCTGTTGTACGGCTTAAAGAGCAACGATGTTTTGGACTGCGTTACGAAAATTGCAATAAGTCCCAAATACTCTGCTATAAGGAATactattttttaa
- the LOC108006066 gene encoding uncharacterized protein isoform X1: MELVGENLWLIKDDSLFLAWGLIVSAAHAGKSVFITWNKYFLLNLHFKKSKGNSRTKMAAVQVPLPMLGEHYIRSVHTLKYNTILLMSDGDVYCFGSIKGLNLIKCLSGVRCLAVLNDGFSVIKVEDQRLLLQMYLDLPSFENVKSTLQYTFDITFEDKNIFQCEWQHDEYTLTALRVTEEEKQFVQNLFGLKEEQPLYVHIFSIAGHVFVLTFNITGLSESSYPGYHIELLCVYASHVRYIRLLPIENLCLVVLSSGSVDVWYVSSLLAIKQSQTYHTGSEWMDYDATSDNGDIYYTDGDQLVRLRFMYNIQLDECFVHTLIKPVVGIQACTWVDHRKELACLSDNNIFYCIGFNLPIQKSSGRTLNMLASDLNRPMGLRQNAIVSRFEKRHQNLFQRELQREYEMQKLISVSKDINIFSAALKMSVEFHRHVPSCHNVAVHIQLAQDQGLRAGCIYALFNLIPIESQLLLHSTHCKFVISHDNQVHAFLLPTDILVKKKFRMVVALKKVKNEHLPYFKIQLVGLINDPTKMCAILVPLSIEKSENTYCALLSESSTAGNFSQDNQMQLYKELCGPLVTQAIRKVDHFTFSRIASLFYASSYVNENTLELSFLDEKLHYNATKNIVKGTLESNDASAIYYFKKHIISSTEVLDIGDSQNCNDITFGIIMKFQTESELLYGLKSNDVLDCVTKIAISPKYSAIRNTIF, translated from the exons ATGGAACTGGTAGGTGAAAACCTATGGTTGATTAAGGATGACTCCCTCTTTTTGGCATGGGGACTCATTGTGTCTGCAGCGCATGCCGGCAAGTCTGTGTTTATCACATGGAACAAGTACTTTTTGCTAAACTTGCACTTCAAGAAGTCTAAAGGTAACTCCAGGACCAAAATGGCTGCGGTGCAAGTTCCACTGCCCATGTTGGGAGAACACTATATCAGGAGCGTGCACACTTTAAAGTACAACACGATCCTGCTTATGTCGGATGGAGATGTCTACTGCTTCGGCTCAATCAAGGgcttaaatttaataaaatgtctCAGTGGAGTCCGCTGTTTAGCTGTTCTAAATGATGGATTTAGCGTGATAAAAGTGGAGGATCAACGCTTGCTGTTACAGATGTATCTTGATCTTCCTAGCTTCGAAAACGTCAAGTCCACACTTCAATATACATTCGATATTACTTTTGaagataaaaacatatttcaGTGCGAGTGGCAGCATGACGAGTACACTCTTACCGCTTTAAGGGTCACTGAAGAGGAAAAACAGTTTGTGCAGAACCTGTTTGGGTTAAAAGAGGAACAACCGCTTTACGTTCACATCTTCAGCATAGCTGGAcatgtttttgttttgacttTTAATATTACTGGTTTATCAGAGAGTTCATATCCAGGCTACCACATTGAGCTACTCTGCGTGTACGCGTCTCATGTAAGATATATTCGCCTCTTGCCAATTGAGAACCTTTGTTTGGTTGTCCTCAGCAGTGGTAGTGTTGACGTGTGGTACGTATCTAGTCTTCTTGCAATAAAACAAAGTCAGACTTATCACACTGGTTCTGAATGGATGGATTACGATGCGACAAGTGACAATGGTGACATATACTACACGGACGGAGACCAGCTGGTGCGACTGAGATTTATGTACAACATCCAGCTTGACGAGTGCTTTGTCCACACCTTGATTAAGCCAGTGGTCGGCATTCAGGCCTGCACTTGGGTAGACCATAGAAAAGAATTGGCCTGCCTGAGCGACAATAACATATTTTACTGCATTGGCTTTAACTTACCTATACAGAAATCATCTGGTCGGACTCTAAACATGTTGGCATCAGACCTAAATCGCCCAATGGGATTGAGACAAAATGCCATAGTCTCGCGGTTTGAAAAAAGGCACCAAAATTTGTTTCAGCGAGAGCTACAGAGGGAGTATGAAATGCAAAAACTAATTTCTGTAAGTAAAGACATCAACATATTTAGTGCGGCACTTAAAATGTCCGTTGAATTCCATCGCCACGTACCTAGCTGTCACAACGTCGCTGTGCATATACAGCTGGCGCAGGATCAAGGTCTTCGCGCAGGTTGCATTTATGCATTGTTTAACCTTATACCTATTGAGAGCCAGCTCCTGTTGCACAGTACTCATTGCAAATTTGTAATATCCCACGACAACCAAGTCCACGCCTTCCTGTTGCCCACAGATATACTCGTAAAGAAAAAGTTTCGCATGGTGGTGGCTTTAAAAAAGGTGAAAAACGAACATCTGccttattttaaaatacagcTGGTGGGTTTAATTaatgatcctacaaaaatGTGTGCTATACTAGTACCATTATCAATagaaaaaagtgaaaatacTTATTGTGCTCTATTAAGTGAAAGTTCAACGGCTGGAAACTTTTCTCAAGATAATCAAATGCAGCTATATAAAGAACTATGTGGTCCATTAGTAACACAGGCTATTAGGAAAGTGGATCATTTCACATTTTCACGAATAGCGTCTTTATTTTACGCTTCTAGTTACGTTAACGAGAACACTCTAGAATTGTCCTTTTTAGACGAAAAGCTACATTACAATGCAACGAAAAATATTGTCAAAGGTACATTGGAAAGTAATGATGCTTCAGCGATCTACTATTTCAAGAAACATATTATTTCGAGCACGGAAGTACTGGATATAGGAGATTCACAAAATTGTAATGATATTACTTTTGGTATCATAATG AAATTTCAGACTGAATCTGAGCTGTTGTACGGCTTAAAGAGCAACGATGTTTTGGACTGCGTTACGAAAATTGCAATAAGTCCCAAATACTCTGCTATAAGGAATactattttttaa
- the LOC108006066 gene encoding uncharacterized protein isoform X3 has product MELVGENLWLIKDDSLFLAWGLIVSAAHAGKSVFITWNKYFLLNLHFKKSKGNSRTKMAAVQVPLPMLGEHYIRSVHTLKYNTILLMSDGDVYCFGSIKGLNLIKCLSGVRCLAVLNDGFSVIKVEDQRLLLQMYLDLPSFENVKSTLQYTFDITFEDKNIFQCEWQHDEYTLTALRVTEEEKQFVQNLFGLKEEQPLYVHIFSIAGHVFVLTFNITGLSESSYPGYHIELLCVYASHVRYIRLLPIENLCLVVLSSGSVDVWYVSSLLAIKQSQTYHTGSEWMDYDATSDNGDIYYTDGDQLVRLRFMYNIQLDECFVHTLIKPVVGIQACTWVDHRKELACLSDNNIFYCIGFNLPIQKSSGRTLNMLASDLNRPMGLRQNAIVSRFEKRHQNLFQRELQREYEMQKLISTKSYITMQRKILSKVHWKVMMLQRSTISRNILFRARKYWI; this is encoded by the exons ATGGAACTGGTAGGTGAAAACCTATGGTTGATTAAGGATGACTCCCTCTTTTTGGCATGGGGACTCATTGTGTCTGCAGCGCATGCCGGCAAGTCTGTGTTTATCACATGGAACAAGTACTTTTTGCTAAACTTGCACTTCAAGAAGTCTAAAGGTAACTCCAGGACCAAAATGGCTGCGGTGCAAGTTCCACTGCCCATGTTGGGAGAACACTATATCAGGAGCGTGCACACTTTAAAGTACAACACGATCCTGCTTATGTCGGATGGAGATGTCTACTGCTTCGGCTCAATCAAGGgcttaaatttaataaaatgtctCAGTGGAGTCCGCTGTTTAGCTGTTCTAAATGATGGATTTAGCGTGATAAAAGTGGAGGATCAACGCTTGCTGTTACAGATGTATCTTGATCTTCCTAGCTTCGAAAACGTCAAGTCCACACTTCAATATACATTCGATATTACTTTTGaagataaaaacatatttcaGTGCGAGTGGCAGCATGACGAGTACACTCTTACCGCTTTAAGGGTCACTGAAGAGGAAAAACAGTTTGTGCAGAACCTGTTTGGGTTAAAAGAGGAACAACCGCTTTACGTTCACATCTTCAGCATAGCTGGAcatgtttttgttttgacttTTAATATTACTGGTTTATCAGAGAGTTCATATCCAGGCTACCACATTGAGCTACTCTGCGTGTACGCGTCTCATGTAAGATATATTCGCCTCTTGCCAATTGAGAACCTTTGTTTGGTTGTCCTCAGCAGTGGTAGTGTTGACGTGTGGTACGTATCTAGTCTTCTTGCAATAAAACAAAGTCAGACTTATCACACTGGTTCTGAATGGATGGATTACGATGCGACAAGTGACAATGGTGACATATACTACACGGACGGAGACCAGCTGGTGCGACTGAGATTTATGTACAACATCCAGCTTGACGAGTGCTTTGTCCACACCTTGATTAAGCCAGTGGTCGGCATTCAGGCCTGCACTTGGGTAGACCATAGAAAAGAATTGGCCTGCCTGAGCGACAATAACATATTTTACTGCATTGGCTTTAACTTACCTATACAGAAATCATCTGGTCGGACTCTAAACATGTTGGCATCAGACCTAAATCGCCCAATGGGATTGAGACAAAATGCCATAGTCTCGCGGTTTGAAAAAAGGCACCAAAATTTGTTTCAGCGAGAGCTACAGAGGGAGTATGAAATGCAAAAACTAATTTCT ACGAAAAGCTACATTACAATGCAACGAAAAATATTGTCAAAGGTACATTGGAAAGTAATGATGCTTCAGCGATCTACTATTTCAAGAAACATATTATTTCGAGCACGGAAGTACTGGATATAG
- the LOC108006066 gene encoding uncharacterized protein isoform X4: MELVGENLWLIKDDSLFLAWGLIVSAAHAGKSVFITWNKYFLLNLHFKKSKGNSRTKMAAVQVPLPMLGEHYIRSVHTLKYNTILLMSDGDVYCFGSIKGLNLIKCLSGVRCLAVLNDGFSVIKVEDQRLLLQMYLDLPSFENVKSTLQYTFDITFEDKNIFQCEWQHDEYTLTALRVTEEEKQFVQNLFGLKEEQPLYVHIFSIAGHVFVLTFNITGLSESSYPGYHIELLCVYASHVRYIRLLPIENLCLVVLSSGSVDVWYVSSLLAIKQSQTYHTGSEWMDYDATSDNGDIYYTDGDQLVRLRFMYNIQLDECFVHTLIKPVVGIQACTWVDHRKELACLSDNNIFYCIGFNLPIQKSSGRTLNMLASDLNRPMGLRQNAIVSRFEKRHQNLFQRELQREYEMQKLISLSQRRCAYTAGAGSRSSRRLHLCIV, encoded by the exons ATGGAACTGGTAGGTGAAAACCTATGGTTGATTAAGGATGACTCCCTCTTTTTGGCATGGGGACTCATTGTGTCTGCAGCGCATGCCGGCAAGTCTGTGTTTATCACATGGAACAAGTACTTTTTGCTAAACTTGCACTTCAAGAAGTCTAAAGGTAACTCCAGGACCAAAATGGCTGCGGTGCAAGTTCCACTGCCCATGTTGGGAGAACACTATATCAGGAGCGTGCACACTTTAAAGTACAACACGATCCTGCTTATGTCGGATGGAGATGTCTACTGCTTCGGCTCAATCAAGGgcttaaatttaataaaatgtctCAGTGGAGTCCGCTGTTTAGCTGTTCTAAATGATGGATTTAGCGTGATAAAAGTGGAGGATCAACGCTTGCTGTTACAGATGTATCTTGATCTTCCTAGCTTCGAAAACGTCAAGTCCACACTTCAATATACATTCGATATTACTTTTGaagataaaaacatatttcaGTGCGAGTGGCAGCATGACGAGTACACTCTTACCGCTTTAAGGGTCACTGAAGAGGAAAAACAGTTTGTGCAGAACCTGTTTGGGTTAAAAGAGGAACAACCGCTTTACGTTCACATCTTCAGCATAGCTGGAcatgtttttgttttgacttTTAATATTACTGGTTTATCAGAGAGTTCATATCCAGGCTACCACATTGAGCTACTCTGCGTGTACGCGTCTCATGTAAGATATATTCGCCTCTTGCCAATTGAGAACCTTTGTTTGGTTGTCCTCAGCAGTGGTAGTGTTGACGTGTGGTACGTATCTAGTCTTCTTGCAATAAAACAAAGTCAGACTTATCACACTGGTTCTGAATGGATGGATTACGATGCGACAAGTGACAATGGTGACATATACTACACGGACGGAGACCAGCTGGTGCGACTGAGATTTATGTACAACATCCAGCTTGACGAGTGCTTTGTCCACACCTTGATTAAGCCAGTGGTCGGCATTCAGGCCTGCACTTGGGTAGACCATAGAAAAGAATTGGCCTGCCTGAGCGACAATAACATATTTTACTGCATTGGCTTTAACTTACCTATACAGAAATCATCTGGTCGGACTCTAAACATGTTGGCATCAGACCTAAATCGCCCAATGGGATTGAGACAAAATGCCATAGTCTCGCGGTTTGAAAAAAGGCACCAAAATTTGTTTCAGCGAGAGCTACAGAGGGAGTATGAAATGCAAAAACTAATTTCT CTGTCACAACGTCGCTGTGCATATACAGCTGGCGCAGGATCAAGGTCTTCGCGCAGGTTGCATTTATGCATTGTTTAA